A stretch of DNA from Bacillota bacterium:
GCAAGAGCAATGCCTTTGAGATTTCGGAGCGGCTGGGGCTTGACACAAGCGTCATCGGTCGAGCTAGAGGCTACCTGAGCGGCGAGGTGCTGCGCGTAGAAGACCTGATTCGCAGCCTAGAGAAAAGTCGCCTAGAGGCTGAAGAGGCGCATCGTGAGGCCCTTTCTCTGCGCTCGCAGGCGCAGGTACTGACCAAGCAAGTAGATGAAAAGGCCAAGCGTCTGCAGGACAAAGAAAAAGAAGTACTGCACCGGGCTGCGACTGAAGCTAGAGCCCTTGTGTATCGCGCTAAACATGAAATCGATGCGCTCATTGAGGAGCTGCGTCTGGCGCAGGAGGCAAATTCTGGCCAAGAAGTAATGTCTACGGTGGAGAAAGTGCGCCAGCGTTGGCGCGACTTAAGTAAGGAGATGAGCCCCGAGGACGTAGTCTCGAGCGAGGCTAGCGTAGCTGCGCCTTTAAGTGAACTTGCGGTGGGCGATGAGGTTATGGTCACCCATCTTAAACAAAAGGGAAGGGTGCTCTATATCTCCCCTCTCGGTCAAGTGACTGTGCAAATGGGGGCTCTCCGTACGACAACAGAACAGAAGAATTTGCGAAAGCTCGAAACAAAAATTCAGCCCAGCAGCGCGCGTGGAGGGGGCTTCCACATGGTGGATCTCAGCCGTGGTGGCGTGCGCATGGAACTAGACCTAAGAGGGCATTCGGTGGAGGAGGGGGTGCTGAAGCTAGACAAGTACCTAGACGATGCCCTGTTGGGCGGTCTCAGCCAGGTTCACATCATCCATGGCAAGGGAACGGGAGTATTGCGGGAAGGCGTGCGAGATTTTCTCAAGGGGCATGCCCAAGTTGACAGCTTCCGGTACGGCCAAGCGAATGAGGGTGGCTCTGGAGTGACAGTGGTGGTCCTCAAGCGATAAGAAACCCCCCAAAGAGAGGAATCTCCTTGGGGGTTCTGTTTTGAAATGTTTAGTTGCCGCCTGTGCCCCCGGGGGGGGAATGCACTGTGCAGTCGTCAAAAGGCACCTGATTTGCCCTATCGACGGGGTGAAGTTGATTTCCACTGCGGTCGAGAAGAACTGCATAGGGGGCGCGGCGTACCCGTACCTGGGTTACCACAGAAGCGGGCGGACAGAAAGGAGTTGCGAGCTGGCCGCTCTCGGTACATATCCGCACCACCACATGCATGTCGCAAGGATTATCCGGACGGGGTTCAGTACCGGCGATAAACCAATCGTAGCTTACATCCTCGCTTGGGCACAGTTCGCTCGGGTACTTGCCGGAGACGGAGCAAAAGCGTTGTCTCACAAAGCCGAGGCGGCGCGGGGGACCGAAAACACCGTATTCTTCGTACCACTCCGCACTAAAGTTGGGCAACTCCGCAGTTGGTGTCCCTGCGGTAAAAATAGACATCATGCGACCAAATATAGCGGTTGCAAAGCCGCTACCCACAGCATTGTTCCCCGTACTAGGAAAGCCGCCTCGCACATAGGGGTCAGAACGCAAAATGCGCTGTAGCCTCGCCTCGGGAGTTTCGTTAGCAGGAGGGGGAGCAAGCGGAGGCACTGAGGTGCGTAGTTGAGGCGCGTTATTTTCAAAGCGCGGCACTCCTGTTGTCAGGTCATCATGTCCTATCCATACTCCTGCTGTAAGGTCAGGGGTGTAGCCTAAAAAGAAAGCATCGGCATTGCCATCGGTGGTGCCGGTTTTGCCAGCCGCCTGTCCGGCGAAGCGCCCCATGGCGCCGCCGCGCAGGCCGCCATGACCTGTGCCCATCACGCCGCCCTGGTTCTCTACAGTGCCGCGCAGAATGTCAGTCATCAACCAAGCGACCTGTTCGGTTGTTACTATCTGTTGTGCTGGAGCGGGAGCGGTGTAGATCACACTGCCGCCTCGCGTAGCAATGCTCAGTATGGCACTTGGCTCTACTAATACTCCCCGATTGTTAAAGACATTGTAGGCGCGCACTTGCTCTAGCAAGGTCATGCCGTTCGTCATGCCACCGAGTGCCGTCGCTAAACCCATGTCATTTTCAGGTCCGCGCTCTACGAAGGAAGTAATCCCTAAACGTTTGGCCCAGTCCATGGAGTTACGTACCCCAAAGGACTGCAGAAGTTTGACTGCCATAACATTGTAGGAGCGAGCTAGCCCTTTGCGTATAGAGGTGTGCCCCCAGAAAGTGTTAAAGTCAAAGTTGCGTGGCACAAAGTAGGGATCGTTTGGATTGCCTGTGGGGTAAGAAACGGGGGCATCATCAATCGTGCTGGCGGCAGTAATGCGACCTGCGGCCAGAGCTGGGCCGTACACAAGCAGAGGCTTGATGGCGGAGCCAGGTTGGTTCTGCTCACCTGCTACGCGGTCGCGGCCAAAGCGTCCTATCATGTCTCGCCCACCCAGCCACG
This window harbors:
- a CDS encoding transglycosylase domain-containing protein produces the protein MNKSTPKKGQRKTRGKMLGALYFIVIAGFVAFVAGLGLVFYFVHDIPPFTMADQLPRETSFVLDSSGATVAKLHQEQNRVTVPLATMPEHLVEGVIVMEDIRFYSHFGISPRDLVRAAYLTLTGQDFQGASTITQQVARNRILRDQRVTIKRKIQEIYVALRIEREYSKTEILETYLNEVFLGGSAHGFQAAAQQYFGKNVSDLTLGESAMLVGILPSPNAWRPRTADMAPARRRQAIVLEQMVRHGRITDAERDAAIDAPITLVVPRTQPGETNLAMYFVDHVITQVEDILMQQRGITRAQASAAIHTEGLSIKTTLNLDLQRAAERAALEIFTQENGILQRMQREARTDRNPEIRRFAAEATNFTWANAHGLQPQVSMLVIEPSTGFIRAWLGGRDMIGRFGRDRVAGEQNQPGSAIKPLLVYGPALAAGRITAASTIDDAPVSYPTGNPNDPYFVPRNFDFNTFWGHTSIRKGLARSYNVMAVKLLQSFGVRNSMDWAKRLGITSFVERGPENDMGLATALGGMTNGMTLLEQVRAYNVFNNRGVLVEPSAILSIATRGGSVIYTAPAPAQQIVTTEQVAWLMTDILRGTVENQGGVMGTGHGGLRGGAMGRFAGQAAGKTGTTDGNADAFFLGYTPDLTAGVWIGHDDLTTGVPRFENNAPQLRTSVPPLAPPPANETPEARLQRILRSDPYVRGGFPSTGNNAVGSGFATAIFGRMMSIFTAGTPTAELPNFSAEWYEEYGVFGPPRRLGFVRQRFCSVSGKYPSELCPSEDVSYDWFIAGTEPRPDNPCDMHVVVRICTESGQLATPFCPPASVVTQVRVRRAPYAVLLDRSGNQLHPVDRANQVPFDDCTVHSPPGGTGGN